In Scytonema millei VB511283, a single window of DNA contains:
- the psb27 gene encoding photosystem II protein Psb27: protein MKHYWSRLLALVLVVVIGLMGCSSGGGLSGDYRQDTLDVIGILRNAIEMPQDAPNKGEVQAEARKKINDFAARYQRNGSLTGLSSFTTMRTALNSLAGHYSSYPNRPLPAKLKQRLELEFKQVEMAVARGN, encoded by the coding sequence ATGAAGCACTATTGGTCACGTCTACTTGCCCTGGTTTTGGTAGTCGTTATTGGTTTAATGGGCTGCTCTAGTGGCGGTGGGCTTTCTGGAGATTATCGTCAAGATACCTTGGATGTGATAGGTATATTGCGCAACGCTATCGAAATGCCGCAGGATGCACCGAACAAAGGCGAAGTCCAAGCAGAAGCCCGCAAAAAAATTAATGATTTCGCTGCCCGCTATCAGCGTAATGGTAGTTTGACAGGTTTAAGTTCTTTTACCACCATGCGCACCGCTTTAAATTCCCTGGCTGGTCACTACAGTTCTTATCCTAACCGTCCTCTACCAGCAAAACTTAAGCAACGCCTGGAATTAGAATTCAAACAAGTAGAGATGGCGGTTGCTCGGGGAAATTAA
- a CDS encoding Maf family protein: MGLPQFVLASASPARRRLLQMVGIEPFVRVSNFDESQIQTENATELVETLARCKAEAIAPQFDSALIVGCDSVLLLNGEIHGKPENIEVAIARWQHMSGQIGELYTGHAIIDQPQQQILVRTQVTRVYFAQMSDRAIRAYVATGEPLKCAGAFALEGRGGLFVDKIEGCHSNVIGLSLPLLRQMLLQLGYEVTDFWDR; encoded by the coding sequence ATGGGTTTACCGCAATTTGTTTTGGCTTCTGCTTCTCCAGCGCGGCGGCGCTTGTTACAAATGGTTGGCATCGAACCATTTGTGCGCGTCAGCAATTTTGATGAGTCTCAAATTCAAACCGAGAATGCAACTGAATTGGTAGAAACTTTAGCGCGTTGTAAAGCGGAAGCGATCGCACCTCAATTTGATTCGGCTTTAATTGTGGGCTGTGATTCTGTCTTGCTGTTAAATGGAGAAATTCATGGTAAACCGGAGAATATAGAAGTCGCGATTGCCCGTTGGCAGCACATGAGCGGTCAAATAGGGGAACTATATACAGGTCATGCTATTATCGACCAGCCACAACAACAAATACTTGTCCGCACTCAAGTCACGCGGGTTTATTTTGCTCAAATGAGCGATCGCGCTATTAGAGCTTACGTTGCTACCGGAGAACCCCTCAAGTGTGCTGGTGCTTTTGCTTTAGAAGGGCGTGGGGGTCTATTTGTCGATAAAATTGAAGGCTGTCACTCAAACGTCATTGGTCTCAGCTTACCCCTACTGCGCCAAATGCTCTTGCAACTCGGTTATGAGGTGACGGATTTTTGGGATAGGTAA
- a CDS encoding phycocyanobilin:ferredoxin oxidoreductase, which produces MTPASTPSLRSQQHYLIRQLADAIESVWQNHLELSPYVIPAELGYVEGRLEGEKLTIENRCYQTPQFRKLHLELAKVGTSLDILHCVMFPRVEYALPMFGCDLVGGRGQISAAIADLSPLNRKRTLPSAYTAALSALPNPNFSQPRELPGWGDIFSPFCTFIRPGSPEEEEKFLAMVRGFLEIHCTRAIASQPVSKTQQAEIFAAQQYYCTKQQQNDKTRRVLEKAFGAEWAEHYMTTILFDLPPNE; this is translated from the coding sequence ATGACACCTGCTTCTACACCTTCATTGCGATCGCAACAGCACTATCTAATTCGGCAACTAGCCGACGCGATCGAATCTGTTTGGCAAAACCATTTAGAACTCTCACCCTACGTCATTCCCGCAGAGTTAGGCTATGTTGAAGGCAGATTGGAGGGAGAGAAACTGACAATTGAAAATCGTTGTTACCAAACTCCCCAATTTCGTAAACTACACCTAGAATTGGCGAAAGTGGGAACGAGTCTAGATATTTTGCACTGCGTCATGTTTCCCCGTGTAGAATACGCTCTACCGATGTTTGGCTGTGACTTAGTGGGAGGAAGAGGACAAATTAGTGCTGCGATCGCAGATTTATCGCCTTTAAATCGAAAACGGACTTTACCATCTGCCTATACTGCTGCACTTTCTGCTTTACCAAATCCGAATTTTTCTCAACCCCGCGAACTTCCAGGTTGGGGAGATATCTTTTCGCCATTTTGCACGTTTATTCGTCCTGGTTCTCCAGAGGAAGAAGAGAAATTTCTGGCGATGGTACGAGGATTTTTAGAAATACATTGTACCCGGGCGATCGCATCTCAACCTGTTTCAAAAACGCAACAAGCTGAAATTTTTGCCGCACAACAATATTACTGTACAAAACAGCAGCAAAATGACAAAACCCGTCGAGTGTTAGAAAAAGCCTTTGGCGCAGAGTGGGCAGAACACTATATGACGACGATATTATTTGACTTACCCCCAAACGAGTAA
- a CDS encoding DUF5615 family PIN-like protein yields MTKIRFQADADLKQAIVASTIRRETNIDFQSAYVAGLEGKTDQEVLAIAARDEGLLVTHDRKTMSIEFGKFITTQTSTGVIIISQNLSISDAIESLILIWEASEAEEWINQIMSIPF; encoded by the coding sequence ATGACGAAAATTCGATTTCAAGCAGATGCCGACTTGAAACAGGCAATTGTGGCTAGCACAATCCGAAGAGAAACAAATATTGATTTTCAATCGGCTTATGTAGCAGGCTTGGAAGGTAAGACAGACCAAGAAGTATTAGCTATAGCTGCGCGAGACGAGGGATTACTCGTAACTCACGATCGCAAAACTATGTCAATTGAATTTGGTAAGTTTATTACTACACAAACTAGTACTGGAGTCATAATTATTTCTCAAAATCTGTCAATTAGTGATGCGATTGAATCTCTTATTCTAATTTGGGAAGCATCTGAAGCTGAAGAATGGATAAATCAGATTATGTCTATTCCTTTCTAA
- a CDS encoding DUF433 domain-containing protein produces MKNTPSVTKQYIEQRDEGYWILGTRISLDSVVYAFLAGESPESIAQNFPLLSLEQVYGAITFYLANQKLINSYLEKGEEEFEKLRLSLRERNSALHQKLIAAKAQKQGKA; encoded by the coding sequence ATGAAAAACACACCATCTGTTACCAAACAATATATCGAACAGCGAGATGAAGGTTACTGGATTTTGGGAACTCGCATTTCTCTTGATTCAGTTGTTTATGCTTTTTTAGCTGGAGAATCACCTGAGAGTATTGCCCAAAACTTCCCTTTGCTCTCACTAGAGCAGGTTTATGGAGCGATTACTTTTTACCTTGCTAATCAAAAACTAATTAATAGCTATCTTGAAAAGGGAGAAGAAGAATTTGAAAAGCTGCGGCTCTCTTTAAGAGAAAGAAATTCAGCTTTGCATCAAAAACTAATAGCTGCTAAAGCCCAAAAGCAGGGCAAAGCATGA
- a CDS encoding adenine phosphoribosyltransferase, translating into MDLKSLIRDIPDFPKPGILFRDITTLLRDAAGLRHAIDSLADKLDGAGLNAEYIVGIESRGFIIGAALAYKLGIGFIPVRKPGKLPSLVHSVEYELEYGMDKLEVHQDALQPGSRVLIVDDLIATGGTACATAKLVQQIGCELVGFGFVVELQDLAGRQNLPDVPIVTLVEY; encoded by the coding sequence ATGGATCTCAAGTCCCTGATTCGCGATATTCCCGATTTTCCCAAGCCTGGTATTTTGTTTCGAGATATTACTACTTTGTTGCGCGATGCCGCAGGACTGCGCCATGCCATAGATAGTCTGGCTGATAAGCTGGATGGTGCGGGGTTAAATGCTGAATATATTGTCGGGATTGAGTCACGCGGCTTTATCATTGGTGCAGCTTTGGCTTATAAATTAGGCATTGGCTTCATTCCCGTGCGTAAACCTGGGAAGTTACCCTCTTTGGTTCACTCGGTTGAATACGAACTAGAGTATGGCATGGATAAGTTAGAAGTGCATCAAGATGCCTTACAGCCTGGTAGTCGAGTGTTAATTGTAGATGACTTGATCGCCACTGGGGGGACTGCTTGTGCGACGGCGAAGTTAGTACAGCAAATCGGCTGCGAGTTGGTGGGTTTTGGGTTTGTTGTCGAGTTACAAGATTTAGCAGGGCGACAGAATTTGCCCGACGTGCCAATTGTGACGCTGGTAGAGTATTAA